From the Daucus carota subsp. sativus chromosome 8, DH1 v3.0, whole genome shotgun sequence genome, one window contains:
- the LOC108198470 gene encoding uncharacterized protein LOC108198470, with amino-acid sequence MTNKEVAVGIDLGTTYSCVGVWQHDRVEIIANDQGNRTTPSCVAFTDLERFIGEAAKNQAAFNPANTIFDAKRLIGRKFSDSTVKDNMKFWPFTVVGDSDDRPKIVVNYRGVEKRFSPEELSSMVLYKMKETAEKYLGKEVKNAVVTVPAHFSDSQRQATKDAARIAGLNVLRILVEPTAAAVAYGLDQKLTSSSSGENIVLVFDLGGGTFDVSLLNIAKNSCKVVATAGDTHLGGEDFDNRLLKYLVEEFSRKHGKDISKNAKSLRRLRNACEKAKRVLSHSAMTTVDIDSLYEGIDYHAKISQARFEALNLNLFRSCLDTVEKCLRDAEMDKNNVQEVVLVGGSTRIPKVQQLLQQFFNGKELCKNINPEEAVAYGAAVQAAILSGKGSQNIKNLMVLDVTRPINGLSSNDDLMDVIIPRNTTYPISVEQTYYRIKDDQKAVRIGVYEGESTRVADNNLLGDFVLSELPPAPSSKDDILVTFTIDANGVLIVFAEHKSSGLKNSIKFIKGGTLSEEEIEVMVKDAERLKAEDEEFRKKVKAILAFEDYIHNMKAISQKNCMLEASVKEMLSYYFKEVIEWLNSNKNAELYEFKYKKLQLEAICNKFIPGSEGMEIEDYE; translated from the exons ATGACCAATAAGGAAGTAGCCGTTGGAATTGATCTAGGTACTACATACTCTTGCGTTGGAGTATGGCAACATGATCGAGTTGAAATCATCGCAAATGACCAGGGTAACAGAACTACACCCTCATGTGTTGCTTTTACTGATTTGGAGCGTTTCATCGGTGAAGCTGCTAAAAATCAGGCTGCTTTTAATCCTGCAAACACTATTTTTG ATGCTAAAAGGTTGATTGGGAGGAAATTTTCGGATTCAACAGTGAAAGATAATATGAAGTTCTGGCCATTTACGGTGGTCGGTGATTCTGATGACAGGCCCAAGATAGTTGTGAATTACCGAGGTGTGGAGAAACGATTCTCACCCGAGGAGTTGTCTTCCATGGTTCTCTATAAAATGAAAGAAACTGCTGAGAAATACTTGGGAAAGGAGGTAAAGAATGCTGTTGTCACTGTCCCTGCGCACTTTAGTGATTCACAGCGCCAGGCGACGAAAGATGCAGCAAGAATAGCTGGACTCAATGTATTGAGAATCCTTGTTGAGCCGACAGCTGCTGCAGTTGCTTATGGTCTTGACCAAAAGCTTACAAGTAGCTCATCAGGGGAGAATATAGTTCTTGTTTTTGATCTTGGTGGTGGTACTTTTGATGTTTCTCTCCTTAATATTGCAAAGAATAGCTGTAAAGTAGTGGCTACTGCAGGTGATACTCACCTTGGAGGTGAGGACTTTGACAATCGTTTGCTGAAATATTTAGTTGAGGAATTTTCAAGGAAGCATGGAAAAGACATAAGTAAAAATGCTAAATCCTTGAGAAGATTGAGAAATGCTTGTGAAAAGGCGAAGAGGGTTTTATCTCACAGTGCTATGACAACAGTTGATATAGATTCTTTGTATGAGGGAATTGATTATCATGCAAAAATTAGTCAGGCCAGATTTGAGGCTTTAAATTTGAATCTATTTAGAAGTTGTCTGGACACTGTAGAGAAGTGTTTGAGAGATGCTGAGATGGACAAAAACAATGTACAGGAAGTTGTGCTTGTGGGTGGATCTACTAGAATTCCCAAAGTGCAACAGTTGCTGCAGCAGTTTTTTAATGGGAAGGAACTTTGCAAGAATATAAATCCTGAAGAGGCTGTTGCTTATGGGGCAGCTGTCCAAGCTGCCATATTAAGTGGCAAGGGTAGTCAGAATATCAAGAATTTGATGGTGCTTGATGTTActcgacccataaatgggctttcga GTAATGATGATCTCATGGATGTAATTATTCCGAGGAACACAACTTATCCCATTTCAGTGGAACAAACATATTATAGAATTAAAGATGATCAAAAAGCTGTTAGAATTGGAGTATACGAGGGGGAGAGTACAAGAGTGGCAGATAATAATTTACTTGGGGATTTTGTACTATCTGAACTGCCTCCTGCCCCAAGCAGCAAAGATGATATTTTGGTGACCTTTACAATTGATGCCAACGGGGTACTAATTGTTTTTGCAGAGCATAAGAGTTCTGGACTGAAGAACAGCATTAAATTTATCAAAGGAGGAACGCTATCAGAGGAGGAGATTGAAGTGATGGTAAAGGATGCTGAACGTTTGAAGGCTGAAGATGAGGAATTCAGGAAAAAGGTCAAGGCAATACTTGCATTTGAGGATTATATACATAACATGAAAGCCATCAGCCAAAAGAACTGCATGCTTGAAGCTTCTGTTAAAGAGATGCTAAGTTATTATTTCAAGGAGGTAATTGAATGGCTAAACTCAAACAAGAATGCTGAACTATATGAATTCAAATACAAGAAGCTGCAGCTCGAAGCAATCTGCAATAAATTCATTCCTGGCAGTGAAGGTATGGAGATTGAGGACTATGAGTAA
- the LOC108199043 gene encoding CASP-like protein 1 produces the protein MATMVRPAVAERNYHVPREQSPPPPPRPQLQALAVADNTYVPVQSLPPPSPPPLAIENQYNAAKPPQKGSYYLVAEAVLRVLLFLFSLAALLILLTSKQTIEFGTDDPPFHGPFSLKYNTYSPAFKYFLVAVSASSVYSLITTVFAFLNLCIKGSSRSGDVLYQLITTLDVVMLGMLGSASGAAAAITYVGLRGTSNSVFEWYSICDYYDTFCLHIGLSVISSLLASLVLIILVSFSVSSLTQRIASSYAQVRNE, from the exons ATGGCTACCATGGTTAGGCCAGCTGTAGCAGAAAGAAACTACCATGTGCCGCGGGAGCAATCTCCACCACCTCCACCACGACCACAGCTGCAAGCACTAGCTGTTGCAGACAATACTTATGTACCTGTGCAATCTCTTCCACCTCCATCACCACCACCGCTAGCTAtagaaaatcaatataatgCAGCGAAACCACCACAAAAGGGAAGCTATTATCTGGTGGCTGAAGCGGTCTTAAGGGTTTTATTGTTCCTATTCAGCCTTGCAGCTTTGTTGATTTTATTGACTAGTAAGCAAACAATCGAGTTTGGAACCGACGATCCTCCCTTTCATGGACCTTTTTCTCTCAAATACAACACTTATTCCCCAGCCTTCAA GTACTTTCTGGTAGCGGTCTCAGCATCATCCGTATATAGCCTGATAACAACAGTCTTTGCTTTCCTTAATCTCTGCATCAAAGGTAGCTCTCGATCAGGAGACGTGCTTTACCAATTAATAACAACCTTAGACGTG GTGATGTTAGGAATGCTTGGCTCAGCTTCTGGAGCTGCCGCTGCAATCACTTATGTCGGATTAAGAGGAACAAGTAATAGTGTTTTCGAGTGGTACTCCATATGCGATTATTACGATACCTTCTGTTTGCATATTGGACTCTCAGTTATATCATCTCTGTTAGCGTCCCTTGTGCTAATCATCCTCGTCTCATTTTCTGTTTCCAGCCTTACCCAGAGAATAGCCTCGAGCTATGCTCAAGTAAGAAATGAATAA
- the LOC108198471 gene encoding CASP-like protein 1 yields the protein MATMVRPAVAERNYHVPRVQSPPRPQLQAQAVADNTYVPVQSFPPPSPSQPPPLPLGIQYNAAKPPQKGNYYLVAEVVLRILLFLFSLAALLILLTSKQTIELRTRDPPYHGPFSLKYNTYSPAFKYFLVAVSASSVYSLITTVFAFLNLCIKGSSRSGDVLYQLITTLDVVMLGILGSASGAATAITYVGLRGTSNSVFEWYSICDYYDTFCLHIGLSVISSLLASLVLIILISFSVSSLTQRIASSYAQVRNE from the exons ATGGCTACGATGGTTAGGCCAGCTGTTGCAGAAAGAAACTACCATGTACCGCGGGTGCAATCTCCACCACGACCACAACTGCAAGCACAAGCTGTTGCAGACAATACTTATGTACCTGTGCAATCTTTTCCACCTCCATCCCCATCACAACCACCACCGCTACCTTTAGGAATTCAATATAATGCAGCGAAACCACCACAAAAAGGAAACTATTATCTGGTGGCTGAAGTGGTCTTAAGGATCTTATTGTTCTTATTCAGCCTTGCAGCTTTGTTGATTTTATTGACTAGTAAGCAAACAATCGAGCTTAGAACCCGAGATCCTCCCTATCATGGACCTTTTTCTCTCAAATACAACACTTATTCCCCAGCCTTCAA GTACTTTCTGGTAGCGGTCTCAGCATCTTCTGTATATAGCCTGATAACAACAGTCTTTGCTTTCCTTAATCTCTGCATCAAAGGTAGCTCTCGATCAGGAGACGTGCTTTACCAATTAATAACAACCTTAGACGTG GTGATGTTAGGAATCCTTGGCTCAGCTTCTGGAGCTGCCACTGCAATTACTTATGTCGGATTAAGAGGAACAAGTAATAGTGTTTTCGAGTGGTACTCCATATGCGATTATTACGATACCTTCTGTTTGCACATTGGACTCTCAGTTATATCATCTTTGTTAGCTTCCCTTGTGCTAATAATTCTCATCTCTTTTTCTGTTTCTAGCCTTACCCAGAGAATAGCCTCGAGCTATGCTCAAGTAAGAAATGAATAA
- the LOC108199120 gene encoding CASP-like protein 1E2 produces the protein METEQVNRVMGDEEKERARGVGKKRKVRYTGLFIRLVALLLSLAAAIILGLDKQSKVVPITLVSTLPPIKVPVTAKYHYLSAFTYFVVANAVASSYGAVVLILTVANRGSKAGKLAKAIIILDLIMVAVLASANGAAAAVGYLGHEGNKHVRWNKVCNIFGRFCNLVIVAVGVSLLGSLSYIFLIVLAVLSVHKKH, from the exons ATGGAAACGGAGCAAGTAAACAGAGTTATGGGAGATGAGGAGAAAGAAAGAGCTAGAGGGGtgggaaagaagagaaaagtgAGATATACAGGCTTGTTCATAAGGTTAGTGGCTTTGCTACTGTCGCTCGCTGCAGCAATCATTCTGGGACTTGATAAACAGTCCAAGGTTGTTCCCATAACCCTGGTCTCCACCCTGCCTCCGATCAAGGTTCCTGTGACCGCCAAATATCATTACCTCTCCGCCTTCAC ATACTTTGTGGTGGCAAACGCGGTGGCAAGCTCATATGGAGCTGTCGTATTGATCCTAACAGTGGCGAATAGGGGGAGCAAGGCCGGGAAACTGGCCAAGGCCATCATCATACTTGACCTCATCATGGTGGCTGTCCTTGCTTCCGCTAATGGTGCTGCTGCGGCTGTCGGATATCTTGGGCATGAAGGCAATAAACATGTGAGATGGAACAAAGTTTGCAATATTTTCGGAAGATTTTGTAACCTAGTGATAGTTGCTGTTGGAGTTTCGCTCCTCGGATCGCTGTCATATATCTTCCTGATTGTGCTTGCTGTGCTTAGTGTCCATAAGAAGCACTAG
- the LOC108199965 gene encoding UDP-glucosyltransferase 29-like gives MATTKEDSMRVLMLPWLGYGHISPFLELAKKLSSKNFFIYFCSTPINLTSIENKLSPTDLSCIQLVELNLPSSPELPPYCHTTNGLPSHLHPKLFQAFDESKPEFSNILETLKPDLVIYDSHQTWVSEVSSSHHIPAIYFHTSSATSKSFFYYAFKNRGSGLPFPSSVVSLRPVEIQKMIAAAPIDAGKTTEDDDPFLSCIAKSFGFMLIKSCNDIEEKYINYMSILTNKRVVPVGVLSYHEECEEAENDKEMMEWLDSKEKASTVYVSFGSETFLSEKEIEELAFGLEISNVNFIWVIRFPKEAEKIKIEEVLPEGFVNRVKGRGIIVDGWAPQDKILGHSSTGGFVSHCGWSSVTESLSHGVPIIGLPMNFDQPLNCRMVAELGAGLEIEKDGKLEFGRTEVARVIKEVVNGDSAVMKTAKELSENIKMNEAEVISVAVEEIKKVCAKIQH, from the coding sequence ATGGCTACCACGAAAGAAGATAGTATGAGAGTTTTAATGTTACCATGGTTAGGCTACGGTCACATCTCACCATTCTTGGAGCTAGCCAAGAAGCTCTCCAGCAAAAACTTCTTCATATACTTTTGCTCAACCCCCATTAACCTCACTTCCATCGAAAACAAACTGTCACCAACTGATCTTTCTTGCATACAACTGGTTGAACTCAACTTACCTTCTTCCCCTGAACTCCCTCCATATTGTCACACTACTAATGGCCTCCCATCCCATCTCCACCCTAAACTATTCCAAGCATTCGACGAGTCTAAACCCGAGTTCTCCAACATTCTTGAAACTCTGAAACCTGATCTTGTTATCTATGACAGCCATCAGACATGGGTTTCGGAAGTGTCATCTTCCCATCACATTCCTGCAATATATTTCCATACTTCTAGTGCTACATCAAAGTCTTTCTTTTACTATGCTTTCAAGAACAGGGGATCAGGCTTGCCTTTTCCTTCTTCGGTTGTTTCTCTTCGTCCTGTGGAGATTCAGAAGATGATTGCTGCTGCTCCCATTGATGCTGGTAAAACAACTGAAGATGatgatccttttctttcttgtatTGCAAAGTCATTCGGATTCATGCTTATCAAAAGCTGTAATGATATTGAGGAGAAGTATATCAATTATATGTCTATTTTGACAAACAAGAGAGTTGTACCTGTGGGTGTACTAAGTTATCATGAAGAATGTGAGGAAGCTGAGAATGATAAAGAAATGATGGAATGGCTAGACAGTAAAGAGAAGGCCTCGACTGTGTATGTTTCTTTTGGGAGTGAGACTTTTCTGTCAGAGAAAGAGATAGAAGAGTTGGCTTTTGGGCTTGAGATTAGTAATGTGAATTTCATATGGGTTATCAGGTTTCCAAAAGAGGCGgaaaaaatcaagattgaaGAGGTTTTGCCAGAAGGGTTCGTCAATAGGGTGAAAGGTAGGGGAATAATTGTGGACGGTTGGGCGCCACAGGATAAAATATTAGGACATTCGAGTACAGGAGGTTTTGTTAGTCATTGTGGGTGGAGTTCTGTCACGGAAAGTTTGAGTCATGGGGTTCCGATTATCGGGCTCCCAATGAACTTTGATCAGCCATTGAACTGCAGGATGGTGGCTGAGCTCGGTGCTGGTTTGGAGATTGAGAAAGATGGTAAACTTGAATTCGGAAGGACAGAGGTTGCTAGAGTTATAAAAGAAGTAGTGAACGGAGATAGTGCTGTGATGAAAACGGCTAAAGAATTGAGTGAGAATATTAAGATGAATGAAGCAGAGGTAATTTCTGTTGCAGTTGAGGAGATCAAAAAAGTCTGCGCCAAGATTCAACATTAG